The Lathyrus oleraceus cultivar Zhongwan6 chromosome 5, CAAS_Psat_ZW6_1.0, whole genome shotgun sequence genome includes the window AGATGAAAATGGTAAGGTCGTAGAcataaaaaggtatagaggtatgattggttccctcctctatcttaccgcatctcgaccagatattatgtttagtgtatgtatgtgtgctaggtatcaatcatgtcccGAAGAATCACATTTAAAGGACGTCAAGCGCATACTTAGATACCTTtgtggtacttcaaagtatgggcTTTGGTTTTCTAAGGGAAGTGATTGCTCTTTGGTTAGCTACTCTAACTCCGACTTTAtcggttgcaaatcggataggaaaagcactagtggcacttgtcatttttattcaaattccttagtgATTTGGTACAGCAAAAatcaagtttcagttgctttgtcgATCGCCGAGGCGGAATACGTTGCAGCCGATAATTATTatgctcaaattttgtggctgaaacaacaattactcgacttcaatgttcaacttgaacgtattaccattttttgtgacaacacaagtgctatcaatttaaccaaaaatcctatactacatccgcgcactaaacatattgaaatttgGCATTACTTCCTTAGGGATCATGctgagaaaggtgatgttgtcttcgagcatgttgatagcaaaaatcaacttgccgatattttcacaaaaccacttgcgacagagcctttcttccacatccgtagggaacttggtgttctcgATATCTAGGATCGCGTTtaaatacatatattatgcaTGTCTATTCCTTGACTTGTAAGTGTGGCTATGTGAGGGAACTCTTTGTCTATCACCATTAGAGGTAATATCGTTCCTATCCATTTGACCTATATTGATCAACTATGTATGTATATACTTATTCTATGTAATTCTTGATGTTCATTTTCTGGTTTGAACTAAATGTGATTCATTTCTATGCTTGAattatgcttgaacttgcttagGTATCATATTTAACATGTATTTTCATTTCCCTATGTTTGCATGTTATTGTACTTACTTATTTGTCTTAAAGTTTATGTTGAACAGTTATGGCAATCttatttacttattttctttTGCTTCGTGTAATATTTATGCCTATACTTCTTCCATTGACTTCATGTTATGTGCGTCGTAGTTGATGTCTATATGTTGCAAAGTCGTTGACTAAGTGTTTATGAGTATCTTTATATCATGTTGATTGTTTCAttgtttctttttgatgttgtcaaagggggagaagcaatgGAAACACAATAGCTGATTTAGCAGATTTATAATAGCTGAATGTTTGAAGgcatgcataaaatcagggggagGATGTCTATCAAAGTACCCGATTGTGCCACGGTTTaccatcatcaaaaagggggagtatgtgagggcAAAGATCCATTGTctttattttaatgatgtcaaacctttttaGTTACTCATAATGTGTGctttggacggtgtcatcatatcatagaatgcattcatcatccaacatgctcaaagtataagtgaaatgagtccatgcatataggagcatttcatagatgtgaataatgcacttgatcatcattggtaccttaggttcataagaaaatggtttgaattgaccaaaatatcaaaaactcatttttgacagTTTAAGAATTTTGAGTTGACTCATGTCTTGGAGCGTAACTCTCGGGTCTAAATAGGTCAAGTCAATGAGTCAACTCATGACTTGGAGCAGTAGaactgtgagtcgactcatgacttggagcgTAACTCTCGGGTCTAAATAGGTCAAGTCAATGAGTCAACTCATGACTTGGAGCAGTAGaactgtgagtcgactcatgacttggagcgtaactctcgggtctgaacaggtcgagtcatgagtccactcaactctggaaaaacctgtttgagttgactcattggctgtttcatttgaaccatgttgtcatgggtctgaacaggtcgagtcatgagtcaactcaactctggaaaaaccctgtttgagtcgactcaaCTGTGTGAACAAGTCGACTAGTCGCTGTTGGCACTCAATTTTCTGTTGTGCATTTTTGCAAAATTATTTTGTTATGTCTGTTACTTTGTCCATGtatcatataaatattctagagtctcCTATTCAACAAAaaacaagaaaagtgaaagatatacaccaaagtgctcttcatcttcattcttcattgcatttctcaataatcacacataacAATCTTTATTGAGCATTGTGCATTGTTatggtgataacgtccaaataggattgtgtaatcttagtttggttgaggctttgtgtgggtttttctttaataaaaccattggggttttgtcctccaagaattaGGGGTTTTTGCACTAACATTTGCTTCACAGATTCAaccgagtgaaaagtttgaagaacagtggattcggtcaaacaagtaacggtaaccagaggattgtgaagaaagcttagggttcaagcgacTCGTGTTCGAAATCAAATgagctgaagttttggagaacgtggaattcttgcaataaggtagttgtaaccggaggtttgttcgaagggcttgaaggacttggttcaactcgaatcaaggggagagaaccgaataggatctgcaacaatactaggggttgattggtggtgatcatttgttctcttgtattgactttgcaacgtgttaataaaaacatctcaattctagatttagaattgagggtAGATGTACCCTAAGCAAGGACGATAGGGGAATTGCCTCAACAAATCTGGTCTTGTTATCTCTATCTCTTAAttctttaaattctgcattaattacgttttatgtgaaattaatagtaaaatcaatattgcttgattgttgtgcataataactgttcgataaattggtgcaatcactttgattgaACTGAGTAAAATTttgcacattcaatttgagtgaaattgaaacttggtgtggagtgctcaccaagtgttcgataaaattaatctcacacaaatctAGTAATATTTTACTTGCTCTCTTATTATTTTAAcgcattattagaggtaacgatatcaaggattgtagtagttaatcgattgatttagatagtggttgGTTATCTCCATCATAGTtattccattcggtttcacgcatatcTGATCTTCCCATTTACGGATTGTTTAGAGAATTATAATCTAGGGTGCTTCCGCAACCGTTgaaaacaattttaaaaagcACTAAATTTCAAAAACTGATCTATTCAATCCCCCTTCTAAATCGGTACTATTGTCTAACACTTATTCTACTCTATAGGCCGCATAATCGAGCTCATAGGTTTTATCAAATCTTACTCTTTTACTTCATCGAAGTTCTATTTCTACTTCATTGTTTCTTTCGGAGCTTTTTATCACAGGAATGTGATTCGATTTAGTGCCCCCGCTATTTCTCAATTTGAAAGGAATTTTGTCTTTAtagaattcaacatcattagATTATATGATCACTTTATCATTTATGCCATAACACTTATATGCCTTATTATTTGTTGCAACCCCAACGAATATACATTCATAGGCACTACTAACGAGTTTAACTAGCTTTGAATTCAGAATTCTGACATAAGCCAGACAACCTCAAGTTCTAAATTAAGACCATTTTGGTTCTCCTTTGTTAAATATCTCATAAGGAGAGATTTTATTTTTATACTTGGGAACCATATTCAGTACATAGAAAACCATCAATAAAATTTCCCCTACCAATGAGATGTAGCACCAAAATTCAACACAGTATCAATGACTAGTTCAATAAGAGTTCTATTGTTTCTTTCTGGTTTTCCATTCATTTCATGAGAATATAGTGTTTTGGTTTCATGTACGATTCCATGTTTATAAAATTCATTAAATAAACTAGACTCATACTCAGTTCTCTATCATTACAAAACCTTTTAGTTTTCTTACTAAATTGATTTTCAATTTCGTTTATAAAAGTCTTAATCATATCAATTTCATTGACAAAAATATCATTCTTAGTGATGGTATAAAAATCTACCCCAATAAACTAACTAAATATTTCCTTATTCATAAAGAAAAAAGACACATAAACAGTATTCTTTATAATCTCAAGAGTATGCAAGACATCCTTTAATATTAAAGTCTTTTCGAAGGTGGACTTCAGCTCCACTTCTCTAATACAGATAATATTAGTGGTGTGAGCAACAACAACACTTTCTTATTTTCAGTACTCGCGTATATTTTAAACATTGTATGATCATAGCAAACATGACTAGAAGCGTTGGTGTCTATCCATTAACCATCAGATCCATCAACCATGTTGATTTTAATAATCATAGCAATAAATTGTTCATCAGTCAGTTTAACCTGTGCACTAGAGTCAGCAGTAGGTTTAGGTTTGCTCTTACATCTCGTAGCGATGTGACCTGGTTTTCCATAGTTGAAGCAAGTGAAAATAGGAGTGTCATTTATTTTAGGTGGTGTGTTGGGATTCAAGTGTGAGTGGTTAAATCTCACGTTGACTAGAAATAGAATAAATGTTGGATTTATAAGAGAAAGGATTCATACCCATAATGTCTTAAGGTTTAGGATGGATATGTGGTGTCAAGGTCTCTTAGATCATGAATGTTTAGCCCGTTGACACTTGGGGAGCTCCTCTGACTCCCCGACAACTGGAATCGTAGCCATGGTTAGGCTCAATGGGGGAGCGGAACTGGATCCTAGTGTGGACCGTGGCTAGTGATGTGGGTGACTCACACTTGTGGGAAAGATTATTGAGATTCAAGTGTGAGCGATTAAGTCCCACATTTACTagaaatgaagaaaatgttggATTTATAAAAGAAAGGACGCATACCCCTAATGTCTTCAGGTTTTTGGTGGATATGTTGTGTCAATGTCTCTTGGATCTTGAACGTTAGCCCATTGACACTTTTGGGGCTCCCCAGACTCCCCAACAAGTAGTATCAGAGTCTGGTTAAACTCTGTGGAGGAGCAGAAGTAGATCCTAGTATGGATCAAGACTAGTGGTGTGGGTGACTCACACTTGTGGGGGGAAATTATGGGATTCAAGTGTGAGTGGTTAAGTCCCACATTGACTAGAAATGGAGGAAATGCTGGATTTATAAGAGAAATGACTCATATCCCTAAATCCTTAAGATTTTTGGTGGATATGTGGTGTTAAGGTCTCTTAGATCCTAAACGTTTAGCCCAATAACACTTTTGGCGTTCTTCTGACTCcctaacaagtggtatcagagtcaTGGTTAGATTCGGTGGAGGAGCGAAAGTGAAACCTGGTGTGGATCAAGGCTAGTGATATGGGTGACTCACACTTATAGGGGAGATTGTTGAGATTCAAGTGTGAGTGGTTAAGTCCCACATTGAGTATAAATGGAAGAAATATGGAGTTTATGAGAGAAAGCCCCATACCCCTAATGCTTTAAGATTTTGGATGGATATATGGTGTCGAGGTCTCTTGGATCCTGAATGTTTAACCCGTTGGCACTTTTGGCGCTCCCCGAACTCTCCAACATGATGGATGCTACCTAAAATTTTGAGCAATTGGGGCCCTATAAGAGTTCTCATTATTAATTTGACTCACAACATTGCGATTTGGATTCTTTAGTGGTTTGCTAAATTGCTTCAGAACCGCACCGAACTTCTTTTTGTTGTTTGAAACAACCAAGACTTTTTCATTTTGGTCTTGTATCTAAGATTCTTCTTTAGTTCAAAGGAGAATAATCATACTctcaatttaaaaaaattatagtGTCGTGAAacaaatttttgaaaattttcaaacTATAGGGTAGATTGTCTAACAGAAATTTGAAATTGCTCATATAAAGCCATACTTTAGTGATGATCTCGGGAGAAATATTTTGTAGTTCATGACATTGAGCTTTCACGGACATTTCATATAACATTTCATACTTCAAGTAGCGACTAAGAAAATACTTTGTTCCAACTTCTTCGGTATGATACTTCTTTTTCAGAACTTCAAAAACTTGTTTTACAGTATGGCAACTAATATAATAATTATACAAATCATCTGAGAGTTCATGAAGAATGTGACTTTTTTATAGAGATAATCATTATTTTTCTATAAAACATTCTTTTTTTTAATATGTGCACCAGATTCAGAATCATCAAATTAATTATTCCATCTGAGTCAACAGATTTCTTACTGTTAGTTTGTTTCGTTGATCCATTAAAAGCAACAGGAATGTCTTCGGTCAAAACATTGGCAATCATTTTTAAGGTCAAGAAAAAACACATTTTTTTGTTGATATTGTTTGAAGTAACTTCCCTCGGTATTTAATAATTTGTTAGAGACGATAGCCACAAAGTACCAATAATTTCTTCGATAGTCATGATAGTTTGGAAAAGTCTTAAAGTTATTGTTGTTTACGGTCTTGAAAAAATTGTCACCGAAGAAATTATAGGATTGAGTCGTAGACTAGTTTGCTCTATTTAAGATGTTTTACGACACTATTCAAAATTGTACAAAGTAGTCAATCAAGATTAGTCTTAATAATTTCTCAAATaatgaaaaattcaaataattcACCACGAGAACTCAATAATAATTGTTTGACCACTCAAAATAATTTCCAATCGAGgagaaattcaaataattatttttttaaaaatcaataATAGTCATTTGGTCGatcaaaataaatttttaaacaataaaaaattcaaataattctcCTAAAAGAATCCAAAAAAAATAGTTAGTAATTTATCAACTCAAACAAAGAAATTCGAATGATTCTCTTGAAAAGAATTTAAGAAAATTCAAGAAAGAGTAAGTTAGCGATTTGACAATTTAAAAAACGCACAATACTAAAAGTAAAGAAGGAAGAATTCAAAAAAATGATGTATTTTAAAATGAAACATGTGTATTCTTGAAATAAATTAATTTAAGTATCTAATCTAAGCAACATCAAAACTAAATAATTTTTTCAATTAACATACACATTTATCTTTTCTAACAATATAGAAATTAAAAGAATTTTTTCAAATTCATCTCCATTATAAAATATTGACATGTTTCCAACAATAATTCATGTCCACGTGTAACCAACATAGAGAGTCATGACATTATAAACGGTCGTGTTTTATCATAATCATAAACGGTTAGCACTTCCATGGAGTACagatttcatgcaaaaaaaaatACACAGATATGTTGATGAAAACTTTGAAACCATAAATAGTTCTTCTGTGAAATCAATATCGATCATGACTTTGTATGATATTTGGTGAAAGACAAGGGCTTTTAAAGGCAAAGtgaaaagaaaagagaagaaaagaggATCGCCACCACCCATCTTACATGGGAGTTTATTTTTCTTATTAAGATACCCCAACCTGAGTAAACTCAAAATAAATCAAGAAAAAACTTTGGAGGGATTTTAAAATCTCCAAATTCTCACTCTTGTAATATGCAAAAGAAAATTTAGTCAAAAGTCTTTCTTTTCCCTCCTCTCCTCTCCTCTCCATAAACAGTCTTCTAAATTAAGTGAATTTTTTCTCACTTTCTCCCCCACCCTACACCCATCCATCAAAGTCTTCCCCCCTATTTTCCTTCTAACTCCCAAACAAAACATCACATTCAACTCACTTTTGTATTCAGATTCTGGGCAGGCCAGTTTCCTTTCGCTTCCCGGGTGACTAGTAATTTTGCTTCCATACATCTATGAAACCCGTTCCAGTATACCAGCATAAAAATGCAATTCTGAATCTCCAGAATTTGCTTGTTACAACAAAGGATGTGTCAACTGCAGTATACCACACATTTAATGTTAATGATTAGCATAGTACATCATTCCTGATGGCTGAAGTGGCCGGAAACTTGGAGGGACTGGAACATGTATTGGTACTGGTTGTGGTTGTTGCTGTGTTATTTGCATTGTATGGTTCCTATAACCTGGTACTGGTTGTTGCTGTGTTGTTTGCATTCTATGATTTGTAAAAGTTGGTACCGGCTGTTGTTGTGTTGTTTGCATTGTATGATTTGTAAAGGTTGGTACTGGCTGTTGTTGTGTTATTTGCATTGTCTGATTCGTAAAAGGAGGTGGGGGTGGTGCTGGCTGTAATGGTGGTATGCTACCATAACCATATGGAGAGATGACCCCTCCCGTTGACTGCACATATTGCTGGGGTGATGGATTACTATATAAGTGATATTGACCTTGCAACGACGGGGCTGTATTGTGCATAGTTGGTTGAGTTACCAAAACTGAAGGATATGAATGGTTTGGTACGGCATTCAGCTGTTGTGCTGGCATAAAGACATGAGCATCTGAATTTGGCATTGATATCATAGAATTTGATGTGGACTCTGACGTTAGACGAGCACTCTTTGCCTCTTCTGCGACAAATGTTGAGAGAACAGAACTCATGATCAATTGAGATGATGATGAAGCTGTAAGTTTATCTGCAACCTCGGCAGCAATTGCTGCAGCTGACTTTTTTGTTGCTGCCTCTGATTGTGAAGCTGCATCAGTGCCTGAAGTTCTTTTAAATGATGCATTCTGTGAAGAATCTTCATTATCAAGTCGCTTCTGCATGTTGCTAGCCTCTTCTATTTGTGCTTGTGCGACCTAAAGATCAATAAGCAGATAAGTTTAAATTTGCCAGCAATTTTATAAGCCAAATCATATCCGAGTTTTATTAATGAAAGTACACACAAGTAATAAATGTCACTAGGTGGAAAACTCGAACTCATTTACTTTGAATTTGTATTATAGACCAAAACTGCCTTTCTTTATAAATACAGCTAATTACACTGACCTCCTGGGTTCATGAAACCCAAGCAAATACCTTCTCAAGGATATTACACTGACTTTCTATATTTAAATTTTCATCTGGCAAAACATACCCTCTTATTTATATTTGTTGAGACAATTAATTAGTAccagaaaagaaaaaaaggaCTACAAGGGAGGTATTTGTTTAGGAAGTTAGGTTCATAAAGTTTAAAGAAGGTAGGATCAGGTATAATTTCTTCTATTAATGTTTTACAACATAAGAGTCTGAACTGCAGTGAGTTCTTCATATGCCAAATTAGAACTTCTTAGATATGTACATAAAAGATATGCCACTAGATAAGTAATTAAATGGTAAGAAACCCAAATAAATGATTGATGCACATTACATTCTAATAGGGACAAGAAACCAGTAAAAATATAACAGCCTTCTGATGAAAATAATCATTAATGAATAGTAGTATATTTTACCTGCATCTGTGTACGAACATTCTCCAGTTCCGATTCCTAATACAATTACCACAAACAGTAGAAAGAAGATATGCAGTCAGGAAAAACCAAAAACATATATCTGTTGCAAATGCAAACACCAACTCATTGAGCTCAAGGGCCTAAAGACATACCTGCTCGAGCAAAGCTTCTTTTAACTCAGATACTAGGGCTACTCTACTTGCTTCAACTATTTTAAGTTTCTCTATGCAATGTTTCAATAGATTTTGTTGCTCTTCTAGATCCTTCATCAAAGTTTTCCGCTTAGGATCCTTAGCTGAAAAAGAAAGCAATATTAGAATTGTAACTTTCAAGATCCAGGTGTTACTTTTGTTGAGGTGTATGCTTACCAATGGTACATGCAACATCAACATCTTTCTCTATCTTCCTCACACGCTGAACAGCAGACTTGCAATTACTCATCTCTGCGTCTTCATTGGCTTGTTCGCTGAGCACCAAATGAAATGCAGACACTATTTTTTCTGTCGTTCCCCCTATGGACAATTTCTGGCACCATACAAAATCATGGAAGTAAGAAGTGAAATGAACAT containing:
- the LOC127082852 gene encoding uncharacterized protein LOC127082852 translates to MNRDFKELILADKLSKLSRSQQCIETLSHWCIFNRSNAEQVVSTWKKQFDKSDVVHRIPLLYLANDIMQNSKRNGNEFVIEFWKVLPAALKDVIATNDDRGKREVSRLFEVWEGRNVFGSRVQNLKDLMLGEGAPPPLEFGKKRPRSVRVMKRDSVKILKRDSRSIKSKLSIGGTTEKIVSAFHLVLSEQANEDAEMSNCKSAVQRVRKIEKDVDVACTIAKDPKRKTLMKDLEEQQNLLKHCIEKLKIVEASRVALVSELKEALLEQESELENVRTQMQVAQAQIEEASNMQKRLDNEDSSQNASFKRTSGTDAASQSEAATKKSAAAIAAEVADKLTASSSSQLIMSSVLSTFVAEEAKSARLTSESTSNSMISMPNSDAHVFMPAQQLNAVPNHSYPSVLVTQPTMHNTAPSLQGQYHLYSNPSPQQYVQSTGGVISPYGYGSIPPLQPAPPPPPFTNQTMQITQQQPVPTFTNHTMQTTQQQPVPTFTNHRMQTTQQQPVPGYRNHTMQITQQQPQPVPIHVPVPPSFRPLQPSGMMYYANH